From Anoplopoma fimbria isolate UVic2021 breed Golden Eagle Sablefish chromosome 11, Afim_UVic_2022, whole genome shotgun sequence, one genomic window encodes:
- the anks4b gene encoding ankyrin repeat and SAM domain-containing protein 4B: MSRYHKAAIDGYLDLLKEATRKDLNTADEDGMTPTLLAAFHGHVDALQLICSREGDPNRSDIWGNTPLHHAAANGHMHILSFLVNFGANLFALDNESHTAMDVAASRDRMDCVRFLDTASSQQTNQNPKKVANLKKEAIKEAEKRAKLCEKVKKRHQSKMDKMQRGAGNTGSVSEASMASAFSDGGTMSGINEQFSKLIAADKSGSLTARVKGTLQKKLGKKEKGTLQRSGGDGNVIFLKQESGASEQPEFLDVFNEQDESMLDEEGRAGYEDYDDDEPGQVKQSIFNRPGLGGLIFMKKMGLESEDIPSGNNESLGYLVQNEMLDTEEYGAGFEGNGDADLPWDQEDLGLDDDEDEETSPLDAFMSSISLPEFALAFSREHLDLEALMLCTDEDLKGIRIQLGPRKKILEAVARRKNTLETPGIMKDSCL, from the exons ATGTCTAGGTACCACAAAGCAGCTATTGATGGATACTTGGACCTCTTAAAAGAGGCCACGAGGAAAGACCTGAACACTGCAGATGAAGATGGCATGACTCCCACCTTACTGGCTGCTTTCCACGGACATGTCGATGCGCTTCAGCTCATATGCAGCAGAGA GGGAGACCCCAACCGGAGTGACATCTGGGGAAACACGCCGTTGCACCACGCTGCAGCTAACGGCCACATGCACATCCTCAGCTTCTTGGTCAACTTTGGCGCCAACCTCTTTGCTCTGGACAATGAATCCCACACAGCCATGGACGTTGCCGCCTCTCGTGACCGCATGGACTGCGTGCGCTTCCTGGACACGGCCTCCTCACAGCAGACCAACCAAAACCCCAAGAAGGTCGCCAATCTAAAGAAGGAGGCCATCAAGGAAGCGGAGAAGCGCGCAAAGCTCTGTgagaaggtgaagaagagaCACCAGAGCAAGATGGATAAAATGCAACGAGGAGCGGGCAATACCGGGTCCGTCTCAGAGGCCAGCATGGCATCAGCATTCTCAGACGGTGGTACCATGTCCGGCATCAATGAGCAGTTCTCCAAACTTATTGCTGCTGATAAATCTGGATCCCTCACAGCAAGGGTCAAAGGCACGCTCCAGAAGAAGCttgggaagaaagaaaaaggcacaCTGCAGAGGTCGGGAGGGGACGGGAACGTTATTTTCCTCAAACAGGAGAGTGGAGCATCCGAGCAGCCAGAGTTCCTGGATGTCTTCAATGAGCAGGACGAGAGCATGTTAGACGAAGAAGGAAGGGCAGGCTACGAAGATTACGACGATGACGAGCCAGGCCAAGTCAAACAGTCCATCTTCAATCGGCCCGGCCTTGGAGGTCTGATTTTCATGAAGAAAATGGGGCTGGAGTCAGAGGACATCCCGAGCGGGAACAACGAAAGTCTTGGCTACCTCGTTCAGAATGAGATGCTTGATACAGAGGAATATGGCGCCGGCTTCGAGGGGAACGGTGATGCTGATCTGCCCTGGGATCAGGAAGATCTGGGactggatgatgatgaagatgaggagacCTCTCCTTTGGATGCATTCATGTCCTCCATCTCCTTGCCGGAGTTTGCCCTTGCATTCAGCAGAGAACACCTTGACCTGGAGGCACTGATGCTTTGCACCGATGAAGACCTGAAAGGCATCCGCATCCAGCTGGGGCCCAGGAAGAAGATCCTGGAAGCTGTTGCTCGAAGAAAGAACACATTGGAGACTCCTGGCATCATGAAGGACAGCTGcttgtga